The Mus caroli chromosome 1, CAROLI_EIJ_v1.1, whole genome shotgun sequence genome has a window encoding:
- the Paqr8 gene encoding membrane progestin receptor beta: MTTAILERLSTLSMSGQQLRRLPKILEEGLPKMPCTVPETDVPQLFREPYIHAGYRPTGHEWRYYFFSLFQKHNEVVNVWTHLLAALAVLLRFWAFVEAGALQWASPHTLPLLLFILSSITYLTCSLLAHLLQSKSELSHYTFYFVDYVGVSVYQYGSALAHFFYSSDQAWYELFWLFFLPAAAFCGWLSCAGCCYAKYRYRRPYPVMRKICQVVPAGLAFVLDISPVAHRVALCHLAGCQEQAAWYHTLQILFFLVSAYFFSCPVPEKYFPGSCDIVGHGHQIFHAFLSVCTLSQLEAILLDYQGRHEIFLQRHGPLSVYSACLSFFVLAACSAATASLLRHKVKDRLIKKDS, from the coding sequence ATGACGACTGCCATCCTGGAGCGCCTGAGCACCCTGTCGATGAGTGGGCAGCAGCTGCGCCGTCTGCCCAAGATTCTGGAAGAAGGGCTTCCCAAGATGCCGTGCACCGTCCCAGAAACCGACGTGCCCCAGCTCTTTAGGGAGCCGTACATCCACGCGGGCTACCGCCCCACGGGGCACGAGTGGCGTTACTACTTCTTCAGCCTCTTTCAGAAGCACAACGAGGTGGTCAACGTCTGGACCCACTTGCTGGCTGCTCTGGCGGTCCTTTTGCGATTCTGGGCCTTTGTGGAGGCAGGGGCATTGCAGTGGGCCTCTCCCCAcactctccccctgctcctcttTATCCTGTCGTCCATCACTTACCTCACCTGCAGCCTCTTGGCCCACCTGCTGCAGTCCAAATCAGAGCTGTCCCACTACACGTTCTACTTTGTGGACTACGTCGGGGTCAGCGTCTACCAGTATGGCAGCGCACTGGCTCACTTCTTCTATAGCTCCGACCAGGCCTGGTATGAGCTGTTCTGGCTTTTCTTCCTGCCGGCGGCTGCTTTCTGTGGCTGGCTCTCCTGCGCTGGCTGTTGCTATGCCAAGTATCGCTACCGACGGCCTTATCCAGTTATGAGGAAGATCTGTCAAGTGGTACCAGCAGGGCTGGCCTTTGTCCTAGACATCAGCCCAGTGGCACACCGCGTGGCTCTCTGCCACCTGGCCGGTTGCCAGGAGCAGGCGGCCTGGTACCACACCCTCCAGATCCTCTTCTTCCTCGTCAGCGCATACTTCTTCTCGTGCCCTGTCCCCGAGAAGTACTTCCCGGGTTCCTGTGACATTGTGGGCCATGGACATCAAATCTTCCAcgccttcctgtctgtctgcacGCTCTCTCAGCTGGAGGCCATTCTTCTGGACTACCAGGGACGCCATGAGATCTTCCTCCAGCGCCATGGTCCCCTGTCTGTCTACAGCGCCTGTCTCTCCTTTTTCGTTTTAGCTGCCTGCAGTGCGGCCACTGCCTCCCTCCTGAGGCACAAGGTCAAGGACAGACTGATTAAGAAAGATTCCTGA